The Streptomyces sp. NBC_01255 genome window below encodes:
- a CDS encoding outer membrane protein assembly factor BamB family protein translates to MEQLTQHDPRRIGPFEVLGRLGAGGMGLVYLARSASGRRVAIKTVRTELAEDQLFRVRFTREVEAARAVSGFYTAAVVDADPRAAVPWLATAYVPAPSLEEIVNECGPLPAQAVRWLAAGVAEALQSIHGAGLVHRDLKPSNVLVVEDGPRVIDFGIASGVSNTRLTMTNVAVGTPAYMSPEQARDSRSVTGASDVFSLGSMLVFAATGHAPFHGANPVETVFMLLREGPDLEGLPDELRPLIDSCMQMDVTRRPSPADLQAQLAPHLFGPGSDDSGTASAWLPHRATAMIEERRNGGRSVPGPAAPPRPPRPPREPADWSGDPRSPEPGPGPGPSGGRQPAHAGDGRQPSHVGGGRQPEPAHLGGRHAGPAESAGGPVRLGGATVPIGPGPRVSDTRAALAVGRSADAGPATGWIRPPAGGPHGAEPGPLPGSRPVSVPPQGEAAAPAQPPEPGPWRPWRFRMSNDVWGTPVVDGDLLYVTSFEVHALDTGSGRRQFKTRDVAWSMAVASGRIHASDGPTLYALDATDGSERWRLHTDAWVYSLQVDRGTVVTGTRGGGVQGWEASNGAKLWEITGAQTDFETPEAGPAVHGDTVYVWREARLQALDARTGVERWSYPIGDAASCANVPIRVAPAEDGCVYVSAGTRVLSIDIAAGHVRWHFEAPAVFLSPPAFAPGPAVTGGGVYLSDHLGTVYALDATTGQDRWRIATEPRQSAEPVLVADGNVHVGSGSALYTLDAVTGTPRWRFAAGGELVGSPVVADGRVHFGSADHVLYTLDATGGQLRWKLATGGEITGSPVAKGGVVYACSKDRCVYALDAVKGTATGRGSAPR, encoded by the coding sequence GTGGAACAGCTGACGCAGCACGACCCGAGACGTATCGGGCCCTTCGAGGTGCTGGGCCGGCTCGGCGCGGGCGGAATGGGCCTGGTCTATCTCGCGCGCTCGGCCTCGGGCCGGCGCGTGGCGATCAAGACCGTGCGCACGGAGCTCGCAGAAGACCAGCTGTTCCGGGTCCGATTCACCCGGGAGGTGGAGGCCGCCCGGGCGGTCTCGGGCTTCTACACGGCCGCCGTGGTGGACGCCGACCCGCGGGCCGCCGTGCCGTGGCTGGCCACCGCCTACGTCCCCGCGCCCTCCCTCGAAGAGATAGTGAACGAGTGCGGGCCGCTCCCGGCCCAGGCCGTGCGCTGGCTCGCGGCCGGTGTCGCCGAGGCCCTCCAGTCCATCCACGGTGCGGGCCTGGTCCACCGCGACCTCAAGCCCTCCAATGTCCTCGTCGTCGAGGACGGTCCCCGGGTGATCGACTTCGGCATCGCGTCGGGCGTCTCCAACACGCGCCTGACCATGACCAATGTCGCCGTCGGCACCCCCGCCTACATGTCGCCCGAGCAGGCCCGCGACTCGCGCAGCGTCACCGGCGCGAGCGACGTCTTCTCGCTGGGCTCCATGCTGGTCTTCGCCGCCACCGGCCACGCGCCCTTCCACGGCGCCAACCCGGTCGAGACCGTCTTCATGCTGCTCCGCGAGGGCCCCGACCTGGAGGGCCTGCCCGACGAGCTGCGGCCCCTCATCGACTCCTGCATGCAGATGGACGTCACCCGGCGGCCCAGCCCGGCCGACCTCCAGGCCCAGCTCGCCCCGCACCTCTTCGGTCCCGGCAGCGACGACAGCGGTACGGCCTCGGCCTGGCTGCCGCACCGCGCCACCGCCATGATCGAGGAGCGGCGCAACGGCGGCCGCTCCGTCCCCGGGCCGGCCGCCCCGCCGAGGCCGCCGCGCCCGCCCCGGGAGCCCGCCGACTGGTCCGGCGACCCGCGCTCCCCGGAGCCCGGTCCCGGTCCCGGTCCGTCCGGCGGCCGGCAGCCCGCGCACGCCGGAGACGGCCGGCAGCCCTCGCACGTCGGGGGCGGCCGACAGCCCGAGCCCGCGCACCTCGGCGGCCGGCACGCGGGTCCCGCCGAGAGCGCCGGCGGCCCCGTCCGCCTGGGCGGCGCCACCGTCCCGATCGGTCCTGGCCCCCGGGTCTCCGACACCCGGGCCGCGCTCGCCGTCGGCCGGAGCGCCGACGCGGGCCCGGCGACCGGCTGGATCAGGCCGCCCGCCGGCGGCCCGCACGGCGCCGAGCCCGGCCCGCTGCCGGGCTCCCGCCCCGTCTCCGTACCCCCGCAGGGGGAGGCCGCCGCCCCGGCGCAGCCGCCGGAGCCGGGCCCCTGGCGGCCCTGGCGCTTCCGGATGTCGAACGACGTCTGGGGCACCCCGGTCGTCGACGGCGACCTGCTCTACGTGACCTCCTTCGAGGTGCACGCCCTGGACACCGGGAGCGGCCGGCGCCAGTTCAAGACCCGGGACGTGGCCTGGTCGATGGCCGTCGCCTCGGGCCGTATCCACGCCTCCGACGGCCCCACGCTGTACGCCCTCGACGCGACCGACGGCAGCGAGCGCTGGCGGCTGCACACGGACGCCTGGGTGTACTCCCTCCAGGTCGACCGGGGCACGGTCGTCACCGGGACGCGCGGCGGCGGGGTCCAGGGCTGGGAGGCCTCCAACGGCGCCAAGCTGTGGGAGATCACCGGCGCCCAGACCGACTTCGAGACCCCGGAGGCGGGGCCCGCCGTGCACGGCGACACCGTGTACGTGTGGCGGGAGGCCCGGCTCCAGGCCCTCGACGCCCGGACGGGCGTGGAGCGCTGGTCGTACCCGATCGGGGACGCGGCCTCCTGCGCCAACGTGCCCATCCGGGTCGCTCCGGCCGAGGACGGCTGCGTGTACGTCTCCGCCGGCACCCGGGTCCTCTCGATCGACATCGCCGCCGGGCACGTCCGCTGGCACTTCGAGGCGCCCGCCGTCTTCCTCTCCCCGCCCGCGTTCGCGCCGGGACCGGCCGTCACGGGCGGCGGCGTGTACCTCTCCGACCACCTCGGCACGGTGTACGCGCTCGACGCCACGACCGGCCAGGACCGGTGGCGGATCGCGACCGAGCCGCGCCAGTCGGCGGAGCCGGTGCTCGTCGCCGACGGCAATGTGCACGTCGGCAGCGGCAGCGCGCTCTACACGCTCGACGCGGTCACGGGCACCCCGAGGTGGCGGTTCGCGGCGGGCGGCGAGCTCGTCGGCTCCCCGGTCGTCGCCGACGGACGGGTGCACTTCGGCTCCGCCGACCACGTCCTGTACACCCTGGACGCGACCGGCGGCCAGCTGCGCTGGAAGCTCGCGACCGGCGGCGAGATCACCGGCTCGCCGGTGGCGAAGGGCGGGGTCGTGTACGCGTGCAGCAAGGACCGCTGCGTGTACGCGCTCGACGCGGTCAAGGGCACGGCCACGGGCAGGGGGTCGGCGCCGCGCTGA
- a CDS encoding enoyl-CoA hydratase/isomerase family protein translates to MNTPGAPGIRVERDKETGVAVVTLDRPEKHNALTLDMARELAAVWRGFRYEDEVRAVVVTGAGGRAFCTGIDRDAVGNIPQPSSPYTIDDPLLTIGPKANDLWKPVIAAVEGMACGGAFYLLGEAEFLIAGEDATFFDPHTTYGMVSAFETIHMAQRMPYGEIARMALMGSAERVSARRAYETGLVSELTPAGGALEAAVRAAGVIAAHPTEAVQGTVRALWSVTEPSRTPALAHAPHLVTLGNLTPERQAELFTRRGAGFRTR, encoded by the coding sequence GTGAACACCCCGGGCGCCCCCGGCATCCGCGTCGAGCGCGACAAGGAGACCGGGGTCGCCGTCGTCACCCTCGACCGGCCGGAGAAGCACAACGCCCTCACCCTGGACATGGCCCGTGAGCTCGCCGCCGTCTGGCGGGGCTTCCGGTACGAGGACGAGGTCCGCGCGGTCGTCGTCACCGGGGCCGGGGGGCGGGCCTTCTGCACCGGCATCGACCGGGACGCCGTAGGGAACATCCCGCAGCCCTCGTCTCCGTACACGATCGACGACCCGCTCCTCACGATCGGCCCCAAGGCGAACGACCTGTGGAAACCGGTGATCGCCGCCGTCGAGGGCATGGCCTGCGGCGGGGCGTTCTATCTGCTCGGCGAGGCCGAGTTCCTGATCGCCGGCGAGGACGCCACCTTCTTCGACCCGCACACCACCTACGGGATGGTCAGCGCCTTCGAGACCATCCACATGGCGCAGCGGATGCCCTACGGGGAGATCGCCCGGATGGCCCTGATGGGCAGCGCGGAACGGGTCTCGGCCCGGCGCGCGTACGAGACGGGGCTCGTCTCCGAGCTGACGCCGGCCGGCGGGGCCCTGGAGGCCGCCGTGCGGGCCGCCGGCGTCATCGCCGCGCACCCGACCGAGGCCGTCCAGGGCACGGTCCGGGCCCTCTGGTCGGTCACGGAGCCGTCCCGCACCCCGGCCCTCGCCCACGCACCGCACCTGGTCACCCTGGGCAACCTGACGCCGGAACGTCAGGCGGAGCTGTTCACCCGGCGGGGGGCGGGGTTCAGGACGAGGTAG
- a CDS encoding Zn-ribbon domain-containing OB-fold protein codes for MLTPVADEDGAPFWEYAARGELRVQACAAPDCGELRFPPRPCCPHCRSFDSEWRLMSGRGRIWSYVLPHPPLLPDYAAQPGYNAVLVELAEAPRIRLVGNVVTTPDAPLNSVDPGRLRIGAAVKVAFTEVDGVTVPRWLLERG; via the coding sequence ATGCTGACACCCGTCGCCGACGAGGACGGCGCTCCCTTCTGGGAGTACGCCGCCCGGGGCGAGCTCCGCGTCCAGGCCTGCGCGGCCCCCGACTGCGGCGAGCTGCGCTTCCCGCCCCGCCCCTGCTGCCCGCACTGCCGCTCCTTCGACAGCGAGTGGCGGCTCATGTCCGGACGCGGCCGCATCTGGTCGTACGTCCTGCCCCACCCGCCGCTCCTGCCCGACTACGCCGCCCAGCCCGGGTACAACGCGGTCCTCGTCGAACTGGCCGAGGCCCCCCGCATCCGCCTCGTCGGGAACGTCGTCACCACCCCCGACGCACCCCTGAACTCGGTCGACCCGGGCCGGCTGCGGATCGGCGCCGCGGTGAAGGTCGCGTTCACCGAGGTCGACGGCGTCACCGTCCCGCGCTGGCTCCTGGAGCGCGGGTGA
- a CDS encoding lipid-transfer protein: protein MLKDATAIVGIGQTAFAKRLPESEKALACRAILAALDDAGIDPSEVDGFASYTMEETDEVEVAKAIGAGDVTFFSKVGYGGGGSCATVGHLAAAIAAGQASVGVAWRSRKRGSGPRPWTNTAAQLATPGQWTRPFGLLRPADEIGMLARRYMHEYGATRDHLFNVALACRNRANQNPAAIMYERPMTREMYMTSRWISEPLCLFDNCLETDGALACVIVSAERARDCRQKPVYVHSAAQGLPAQHHGMVNYWNDDPLSGPAWTAARHLWKQADFGPEDVDVAQIYDAFTPLVPLSLEGYGFCGRGEGAAFTEGGALEIGGRLPLNTGGGGLSEAYVHGFNLINEGVKQLRGSSTAQVPDAATCLVTAGEGVPTSAILLRA, encoded by the coding sequence TTGCTCAAGGACGCCACGGCCATCGTCGGGATCGGACAGACCGCCTTCGCGAAACGGCTCCCCGAGTCCGAGAAGGCCCTCGCCTGCCGGGCGATCCTCGCCGCCCTCGACGACGCCGGGATCGACCCCTCCGAGGTCGACGGCTTCGCCTCGTACACGATGGAGGAGACCGACGAGGTCGAGGTCGCCAAGGCCATCGGCGCCGGCGACGTCACCTTCTTCTCCAAGGTCGGCTACGGCGGCGGCGGCTCCTGCGCCACCGTCGGCCACCTCGCCGCCGCCATAGCCGCCGGGCAGGCGAGCGTCGGCGTCGCCTGGCGCTCCCGGAAGCGGGGCAGCGGCCCCCGGCCCTGGACCAACACCGCCGCCCAGCTCGCCACCCCCGGCCAGTGGACCCGCCCCTTCGGGCTGCTCCGCCCCGCCGACGAGATCGGCATGCTCGCCCGCCGCTACATGCACGAGTACGGCGCCACCCGCGACCACCTCTTCAACGTCGCGCTCGCCTGCCGCAACCGCGCCAACCAGAACCCCGCCGCGATCATGTACGAGCGCCCCATGACCCGCGAGATGTACATGACGTCCCGCTGGATCAGCGAACCCCTCTGCCTCTTCGACAACTGCCTGGAGACCGACGGAGCCCTTGCCTGCGTCATCGTCTCCGCCGAACGGGCCCGCGACTGCCGCCAGAAGCCGGTGTACGTCCACTCCGCCGCCCAGGGCCTGCCCGCCCAGCACCACGGCATGGTCAACTACTGGAACGACGACCCGCTCTCCGGGCCCGCCTGGACCGCCGCCCGACACCTCTGGAAACAGGCCGACTTCGGCCCCGAGGACGTCGACGTCGCCCAGATCTACGACGCCTTCACCCCGCTCGTCCCGCTCTCCCTGGAGGGCTACGGCTTCTGCGGGCGCGGCGAGGGCGCTGCGTTCACCGAGGGCGGCGCCCTGGAGATCGGCGGCCGGCTGCCCCTCAACACCGGTGGCGGCGGCCTCTCCGAGGCGTACGTCCACGGCTTCAACCTCATCAACGAAGGCGTGAAGCAGCTCCGCGGCAGCTCCACCGCCCAAGTACCCGACGCCGCCACCTGCCTGGTCACGGCCGGCGAGGGCGTCCCCACCTCCGCGATCCTCCTTCGAGCCTGA